The following are encoded in a window of Halosolutus halophilus genomic DNA:
- a CDS encoding dihydrolipoamide acetyltransferase family protein: MVTIVRIPKLGLSEYGELVSWEVERGHQVSEGDVVAVLESDKASAEIESPADGTLLQTYVEEGEEISIEVGKPLAVVGEEGETPPSLTDIEDESEPSTEGASTVASERGSEPASETDSSPDITATPRAKRRAREADVDLSEIEGTGPQGAISEDDVEEHLTAMESEQPPEPVDEPDLTVVESTELTGTRKVIADRLSRSAREKPHVMGTREIPIEQLETFRDQLTDRFDVEVSLNDLLVSLVGQVLEDLPEFNAHFEDGEHKLIDEVNVGYAVDGERGLVVPVIRTVTDRSLPELAEHRHNLVQRVLEGDHTPEDLRGGTFTVTNVGVFDIDISYSIINPPEVAILALGRRKYAPVERDGSVGFEKVITMSLTIDHRVLDGADSGRFLERLTEYVEEPEAVFDTNLVE, encoded by the coding sequence ATGGTAACTATCGTCAGGATCCCGAAACTGGGATTGAGCGAGTACGGCGAACTGGTCTCGTGGGAAGTCGAGCGTGGTCACCAGGTCTCGGAGGGGGATGTCGTCGCCGTGCTCGAGTCAGACAAGGCAAGCGCCGAGATCGAGTCGCCGGCGGATGGCACCTTACTGCAAACGTACGTCGAGGAAGGGGAAGAGATTTCCATCGAAGTCGGAAAGCCGCTCGCAGTCGTCGGCGAAGAAGGAGAGACGCCGCCATCGCTCACGGACATCGAAGACGAGAGCGAACCGTCGACAGAGGGCGCGTCAACAGTCGCTTCCGAACGGGGGTCCGAACCGGCAAGCGAAACGGATTCGTCACCAGACATCACGGCTACGCCGCGTGCGAAACGACGAGCGCGCGAGGCGGACGTCGATCTGAGCGAAATCGAGGGCACCGGTCCACAAGGCGCAATCTCCGAAGACGACGTCGAAGAGCACTTGACGGCGATGGAAAGCGAGCAGCCGCCGGAACCCGTGGACGAACCAGATCTCACGGTCGTCGAATCGACGGAGCTGACCGGAACGCGAAAAGTTATCGCTGACAGGCTCAGTCGGAGCGCACGGGAGAAACCACACGTTATGGGAACTCGAGAGATTCCCATCGAACAACTCGAAACGTTTCGCGACCAACTTACGGATCGATTCGACGTCGAGGTATCGCTGAACGATCTGCTGGTATCTCTGGTAGGGCAGGTACTCGAAGATCTTCCCGAATTCAACGCTCACTTCGAAGACGGAGAACACAAGCTCATCGACGAAGTGAACGTCGGGTACGCCGTCGACGGAGAGCGGGGGCTTGTCGTTCCGGTGATTAGAACGGTGACCGATCGTTCCCTTCCGGAACTCGCCGAGCATCGCCACAATCTCGTTCAGCGGGTTCTGGAAGGCGATCATACCCCCGAAGATCTTCGAGGAGGAACGTTCACCGTCACGAACGTCGGCGTTTTCGACATAGACATTTCGTACTCCATAATCAATCCGCCGGAGGTTGCGATCCTCGCGCTCGGCCGGCGGAAATACGCGCCGGTCGAACGCGACGGATCCGTCGGTTTCGAGAAGGTGATCACCATGAGTCTGACTATTGACCATCGCGTTCTCGACGGAGCGGATTCCGGTCGGTTCTTGGAACGACTCACGGAGTACGTCGAAGAACCGGAGGCGGTTTTTGACACAAACCTTGTGGAATAG